The following nucleotide sequence is from Siniperca chuatsi isolate FFG_IHB_CAS linkage group LG2, ASM2008510v1, whole genome shotgun sequence.
aacaactacttgATAGATTGCCATGCCAtgttatacagacattcatggtttccagatgatgaattctactgactttggtgatcccccgacttttcctctagcgccaacacgaggttgacatttgtagctttgagtgaaatgtctcaacaattgttggatggattgccatgacatttggtacacacattcatgtttctCTCCGAGTTAATTGTTAGGTCCCTTAGATTtccatctagcaccatcatcaggtcaaaaatttttatttccttaatactttgatttatgaccaaatatcccCATCAGTTGTACTTGTGTGTGCTaattgcaaatgttagcatgctaaaatacTAAAGACACCTTTTTTGGTCATTGTTTCCTTTATTTGAAGGCTTGCCTGTATGTTGTCAGAAGTCGTGGTTGTACAAGTTTTCTGCTGGTTCAATGCAGGGAAGGTGAATTATAGATATTGAAACAAGGACTTTATaagtgttttatgtatttttagaTTTCCTGGCAAGAcgctgaaaggaaaaaaatacaagccTCTTTTCCAGTACTTTGCCAAGGTTTGTAGACTCTGTGTTCTTGTTCCTGactgttttgtagttttatgtATTGTTGGACACAAAATGAAGACAGACCTATGTCTCACTTTAATTACCTGTCTGACCACAAATTGGCAACTCAACTTACATTCTCTAAATATGTCTCTTAATCTCTTACTATCTGTGGCGCtatttcttttgctttctcacCACTCGCCCCCCTTCATCAAATTCTCCTCGTCCTCATTTCACTTCAGTGTGGGGAGAAAGGAGCGTTCCAGGTGGTGATGGATAACTACGTCAAGGAGGAAGAGGGCACAGGAGTGGTCCACCAGGCACCTTACTTTGGAGCTGTGAGTGTGGTCTTTTGCTGTTTACCTGCTATTTTTCTTAGTCTCTGCTGTAACCACAGAGTTTCCTTGCCAAGATCAAGAGATTCATTTTTtggcaaattctcacatttgagaagcacaGACCAGCAAATGTTTAGTATTTTAAATTACTCGGTAATAGTCAATAATcagttgatcaactaattgtttcaacacCACTACTGTAGTTTaccaaaagtacacaagtatatGATTTACATGATAAGAATACTGCTAACAGAAGTGGAGAATTAGCATCCACTACTAAAAATATTTATGGTGTTAAATTTCCAGACCAGCCAGATACTAATGAATAATGGACGTACTTTGACAGTTTATCAGAGTCTTAGGCATAAGCCTGGTTGTCAGGAGTCTCAATCAAGACCAAGACCTTTAAGAttaaacagagacaaagagattaTAAGATATATCTCAAGCTTTTTCAAAAGGTAGAATTGCACAGGTTTATTGTACTGTGATGGCTGAGAATGTGGAGGTGGAAGACAAGTTGCTCGTTTGTCCTGTGTTCAGCCCTTACCGTTGATCCTTCTCCCTTCTGTCACTGTCATGGGGCTCCACCTGCCTCTGTTGGGCTCACTAAGCCCACCCTTCTCCTTTTTTAATTATAATGTACTTCCCGTCCCTGAGTGATTTGGAATAAGAGAAGTTGAGAAATGTACTTTTAAAACGTAAGCTTGATTGTCCAGTGCTGCAGATGCTCATATGGAGAATGAGGTCACCCTTGTCGAGTGTAACTCCATGAGTGCCATCCTATGTTAAAAAAGTGCATCCAGAACTGTTTAGTCTTTCTAGCAGCATAACTGCATTGTTTTTACTGATATAACTCAATTCAATTATGTTCTATTTTATGTTCTATTATGCACCATTTTGTAGTTGCTTATATTTTCGGAATTTGCAGAGCGGTTTTTATTGTTTAGTCTAGTTGCATTGCTTTAAGTCCCTTTAGCCATTGCCAGTGTAGCTCCTGTATACTGGAGTTAACACATGCAGACATTGGTTTATATATCACTTTATATATAGCGGGAAACTTCATCCTGAACAAGATTTGTTCATGATACTAACAATGACAGCAATATGATTTGGTGTTTCAAAACTTGAGCCCAAGGCCAACACATTTTATCAAGACTAATCAGGGCCCACTTGAGAACTGTGACCCTGTTTGGGAAAACCATTTAATTAATTGTCTTACAATACCTTCTATCTTGTTTTcttatcatttttatgtttttgataaATGTAGAATACTGTGTCTGTTTGAAATACTTTCAGCCTCTAATGGGTACCATGTTTCTTTGTGTACTCACATTGATGTGTATGCTTATTGGAGAGACTTTCATGAAATCAGTCCCTATGGGGCTGTTAAGTAAACTCTTCACATCAATATCTCActtacatttgcatttatttagtGATCACATTCACATTGATTAGTTGGTGAAAATCTGAAACACAAATGCATTTGCTCTGAAGATATACAGTAAGAAGAAATGCGCTGCCAAATGTTTCaaattttatcttgttttgacTAGATGTGAAATGACCCTGTGAGCCATCCATCTTGGATCTTGACAGGGGGTTtgaatacaaaatacatttacagcTGAACAGTACTCAGATCTTTCATGCATAGCTGTCACATACCAGTAGCGCTTGTTTCAACACTATAAAAAGTATCCAGCTCAACAAGGAATTTAATATAGAGTCATAACATATCTAAACTAGTGAAACTGTCTGCCAGAGGGGTTAGATCATTTCTTAGTTTCATATACAGTTGGATCTATTTGGAGAATATTATTGAAACAAATGACACGAGCTTGAAATAAATGGGTCACTGTATCAAGATAGTATCAAGATATTGTTACTTAAttaattacaaacacattttcaagattTAGTAATAGGTTACTGTACATGACTTCgttataattagggctgcaagtaagaattattttcatgattattattttctcaattaatcgattaattgtttaatctataacatcagaaaataagcTGACATATTCAACGGCTTGttgaattgattaatcgactaaatGATTCAGCTTTAGTTacaatgcatattttatttgcaGTGAATTACATTAAGAATAAATAATACCTCCACTCACTAAACCCCTTTAAACTGTGTATTATTCTCTCCGCAGGATGATTACAGGGTGTGCACAGAATTCAACATCATCCAGAGGGACCAGGCTCCTATCTGCCCTGTGGACGCCTCGGGCTGCTTCACTTCAGAGGTCACTGACTTTGCGGGACAGTATGTCAAAGTGAGTGACACATCAGACATTTACATGTAGATTAGGTTAGCAGGCATTTCAGGCATTCTACCCCACTGGTAGGATACACGGGATAAATTCCTCAACGATATTGATAGCTGGTTTAATTCAGCATTTCATTTCCCGCTGTTTTATATCTGGATAATATACCTTTCTGTAATGACTTTTTCCCTCTTCCATTGCGCAGAACTGTGCCCTTTCTTCTTGGTCATAGGTTTAATGCTTTTTAGAATTTAGTTTTGTGGTAACTGAAATGagaatatgaaatatttttaaaattgtttccaaatctaattttaaattattctaTAGGTGCATAACTTGCTCATTGATGTGGAGGGAGTTAAGGGAATCCGCGTCAGAGCAGTTTCACAAAGTTGTGTAGGAAAACCTACtaccaaaacacattgtcacTGTTTACCAGTGCACTGGGtgccctcttcctccctgtcaCACCCAACTTCATTATCATCCTAAGTGGATAGTGAGTGAAAAATAGCAGGCATGCATGATCTGATCACTATTTCGCATCCTGGCGCAAAGGCCAGGGAGTGGACTTGACCCGCCTGGCTACTAACAGTACAGCGTTAGCTAATAAAGAGCATGCAGCCACAGTTCACTGAAAGTCTGTCATAATCCACTTTTGAAATATGTTAAAACCAAGCGTGAGTTTCAAGGCTGTCTGAGACATTCTTTATTGCCGTATAAAAACTTGGAGGTGATCTGAGGGAGCGTCAGTCGCAACGTGGGCCACACAAACAGAAGTCGAGAGAGCAGCTGTTCCTCtgtaaactaaaaaacaaacccaGTATTTTACACAACATGAGAGCCACATCTTACACCCAGAAGAGCCTGCAGGTTAGCGGCTCCGGCGGCAGAGTAAGGGTTCAGAGCCCGTCGCCTTCCCGGTGCCGTGGATCCTCATATGACAGCCGTGGACGCTCGGGTTATCGCAGCACTGCCATCGAGTTGGGCACAGAGATACACCAGCACCATGCCAACGAGAAAGAGGAGATGCAGGAACTCAATGTGAAGTTTGCAGGATACATCGAGAAGGTCCAAGCACTAGAGCAGAGAAATGCAGCTCTTCAAGCTGAGCTGTCTGCACTGCAGAGCCGCTACAAGGGAGGCCCCACAGGCATTGGAGAAGAATATGAGCTCAAGTTTAAAGAGGTGCGGGAGCTGATTGAAGCCTTGACTAATGAGAAGGGAGCAGCTGATATCGAGCGAGGCTACATTGAAGAAGAGGTCGAAGTGTGGAGACTaaagctggaggaggagctggcaCTCAAAGAAGAGGCAGAGATGATCCTGAGGGAGTTTTGCCAGGATGTTGACAATGCCACACTGCAGAAGGCTGAGCTGGAGAAGCGTATAGAGCAACTGGTGGCCGAGATAGAGTTTCTCAAGAAGCTGCATGATGAAGAGGTGGCTGACATCATGAAGCAGATTGAGGACTCAAAGATTACTGCAGAGCTGGATAGCGATCGACCTGACCTGGCTGCTTATCTGCGCAACATGCGTGCAGAGATAGAAACTGTTGCTGCCCGCAACGTCCAGGAAGCTGAGAAGTGGTACAAGAGCAAGTTTGACACCCTCAAGGAGCATGCTAGCAAACATGAGGTGCAAATGAAGACCATGAAAGACGAGATCACGACCTTTCACAACCAAGTGACAGACCTACAGAACCAGATTGACGGGCTGAGGGCTCGCAACACAGCCctggagcagcagctggaggacatggAGATGTCTCACATGGATAAGGTGGGGAGCCTTGATGGTGTCATTGCTCAGTTGGAGGCCCAGCTCTGCGAAACCAAACTGGAGATGACCAAGTATCTCCAAGACTACCAGGAACTGCTGCACATTAAGCTCAAGCTGGATGCGGAGATCGCCACCTACAGGAAGCTGCTGGAAGGGGAGGAGCACAGGCTTGGAATTGCCAAAGATGTCTAAATATCCATGATGAGAGGAACCGCAAGTCCAAAACAGCCACAGAGAAGACCAGCAGAGCATCATGGAGTGGAGAGATCAGCTCATTCTAGTTAAAAAGACTTCCCTATCTTACCCATTCTTTCTCTATTTTATCCTCCTTACTCAaagggctgggtattgtttgaaatgtttcaacacCAGCGCCGATACGACACTTGAGTTTCAGAATGGATACCTAAATGATACTTTTCTTGAAACCTTACTTTGAGATatgttttttctacaaaaacattttttcatttaacaaacaaTGACAATAATGTCAAATGTTAAACGTTGTCTTAACACATGTTCTTTCACAAGAACTCTAGAAATGGCAAAATTTTGACTATGCATACCTATTTTAATGAGGTTCTGGCTCGCAGTCATACATCCACACAAAAGAAAGATTTACATGTGCGCGGCTTTCCCAAAATTTTGATTCAAATCAGAAAGTATCTGatcaaaaaataagtaaataagattacaaatctgacaaaacatttgatgccagctttctgTACTTGACCGTTCTGGATACTcagtgctacagacacattgTGCTCGGTACCCAAGAAGTATTGGGGTTCAATACCCAGCCCACCTTACCCTGTTACTTACCTTGCCACATCCTGACCCCATTGTCCTTACGTCTTTGCTTACAATGTCTACTTGCTACCAATTCTTCCCAGTACCCAGCCCTACAGTCCTTAATTTTACATCATTTTCTCAAAACAACCTCCCTGCCACTTCTCTTGCCTTTCCCTAACCAGCTCTACCCTGTCTCCCCCAGTACTCCCCTGCTCCTGTTTTATGGCAGCCCTCAGGTCTTCTTAGTCAGACCCTTTTCCTTTACTCCTTTTCCTACAACACCCTTGCTGAATCCACCTTCCCTTTTTTCTTGCCAAATCAACCCTGCTGTTATACCTCTTACCATTTCTGTCACTTCCCTTTGCTACATCTGTCACAGCTTCTCTTGATTAAATTTTAGGATCCCACCTCCTTTACCAAAAACACTTTTGTCCTGCTGTGATGCGTCACATCTCAACCCAAACAAAGCAGAATAAATATCAGTAGTGTTATGACTGGTCTTTACAGTGC
It contains:
- the LOC122885810 gene encoding desmin-like codes for the protein MRATSYTQKSLQVSGSGGRVRVQSPSPSRCRGSSYDSRGRSGYRSTAIELGTEIHQHHANEKEEMQELNVKFAGYIEKVQALEQRNAALQAELSALQSRYKGGPTGIGEEYELKFKEVRELIEALTNEKGAADIERGYIEEEVEVWRLKLEEELALKEEAEMILREFCQDVDNATLQKAELEKRIEQLVAEIEFLKKLHDEEVADIMKQIEDSKITAELDSDRPDLAAYLRNMRAEIETVAARNVQEAEKWYKSKFDTLKEHASKHEVQMKTMKDEITTFHNQVTDLQNQIDGLRARNTALEQQLEDMEMSHMDKVGSLDGVIAQLEAQLCETKLEMTKYLQDYQELLHIKLKLDAEIATYRKLLEGEEHRLGIAKDV